Part of the Henckelia pumila isolate YLH828 chromosome 2, ASM3356847v2, whole genome shotgun sequence genome is shown below.
CGCTTTTTATCCCCTTCTTTGGTGTGCAGTTCATCTTGATTAAGGAAGGACAGCTCATATATTACTTCCATTAGCCCGGTCACCACGTCAGGCCCACAACACTATCCTGATAGCCCGGGCCCTGGTTTTACAACCATCATCATCCAACATAATCAATTTTTGGCAAACACCATAGACCCCGGTAAGAAAAAGGACCACTACTTGTGAAAACACATTCAAGTTGCAAAATTAAAGTACAAATTCGCCTCTAATAGaccaaagataaaaataaaaaaaagtgcAAGTTACGAGATAAAAATTGCAACTTCATCGTGAAGatcataaaaaatgaaaaaaaaaaaaaattaagtcatatgactaaaaatgcaaattcacttaacaaaacaaaaaaataaaaaatgtgtaAATTACATGACAAGAAATATAATTTTCCCAAAAAATATTGACACTCAATATCAGAGTTTTCAAAATCAGACCGTACCGATCGATTCGACCGAAAACCGATCACTAGCTAGTCTGGTCCGAAATATTTCCAAAAACCGTTTTAACGGTTGAACCTCTCAAAACCGATCACAACCGGTCGAACCGACCCCAAGAACCGGCCAAAAacccggttcaaccggttttcgaattttttttattttttttaaaattagtttttttaatttaaaactttaatttaatattttattatatataataaatgatTACCTATTTGTGTAATTTGTacatcattaaaaatattattttaatattattaaaaattttttaattaatttatttacttttaaaaatatatataactataattaatattttgaatatatttatatcgttagttatttttcaaattaggataaatatatttttttgtctatttatatacatcttttacgttttaaaatttaaaatatattattaattatattatattatataaatggtTTTCTGGCCTGACCGTCTGGTTAAAACGATCCAACCAATTGAACCGTTTTCTCAAGATAGACCGATTCGATCATTGGTCCGGTTATGAAAATATTGCTCAATATTACTGTAATACGGATACAGGATGCTTCTTTTTCTGCCAGTGTGTAGTGGCAGTGTAACTTTTGTATGCTAATCAATGGAACCAGATCTCGtgccaaaaatcatatattccCCGATAAGTATTAAATGAAATGGAACTAGTACATGATCTTTATATCCCTCAGTCGGCATTTACCTTCAAGATTAATCACCAGCAATCCGTTATCCAGGTTGTAAGTGAATTCTTCTTGCTTGCTGTCAACAGTGCATTGACTCGGTTTCTCGTTAGAATAAACACCGAAGCGCCCACAACCCCGTGCTTCAATACTCACAATAGGCTTCGAAGGTTCTGGGATGAAACTCATACTTTCGTTTGCACCTCCGGAGTTGTACATGTCAATCAATCCAAGTGGAGCGAAGTGAAGAGTTTCACTGAAAACCTGCTCCGACATCACTAATAAGGGCGACAGGCAACAATCAAACGCGACATAATTCTGTTTGTATGATAGCGTTTTACTTACCCTTATCGGGGAGATCGTAAATACTTCACACTCGAGTGTGCCTAGTGACACTTCAACTCTATCTTCTTTAGGCAATCTAGTAAGAGATCCTACAATGCAATAAAGTTTGTAATTTGAAGTATGGGCTTGCCATTGGATTAGATGCATGCAATAATAAGATTATCTGAGAACAATTACCAAGCTATCTCCAGTGTGACAGCCTATGGGCTATGTGGCCTATCACCCTTCACATTTAAGTTTcataagattttaaaaaatttgagttgcaccatcaTTTCTGATTATAAATTTAGGTACAGCGACGGACACTATCATGCAACAAGTAATAGTTACCTGTACGAAAATCAAACACAGCACAGTCTCCACAGCAATTTTCATCAGTATCTTCATAAAGATAATCAATATCCAGAGGGGACACATGGCCTGAAAGATTTAGAGATTTAGCTGATGTGATGGGGTTGTATTCCGGTCCACCTTTTAGCGACCAATTTCCAGCTCCTTGGCAATTAAAAACACCAACTACACCAGATAACTTATTCAAGTTCCATATCTTCATTAGACTGCCCATGTCAGTGTAATTACGTCAGTCTACATATTCAAACACAAAACtgaaattttctattttttaccTTTTACCGTCCATGACTGTGTCTACAAACAAGCAATCTCGTGTCGGTCGTCCAGTATACCTTGCCCTTAATATCGAGCCGTCTGGCAATACCAGCTTCTTAAGTATTTTAAAGTTGTGCCTTCCTGGTTTGTCACTACAATGGTGAAAAAAATTCTTATTATATGAATTTCTTATACATAATAAGAAACGAAATTTTCATACCAGAGAAAAAGGATTACAATACTGGCACACCAAGCTCTATGTTTGAAAGTATAACTCACCTTACATAGACTGGACATCCACCTAACGCTCTAGCCGCACCATGAAACTCAGCTGCGTAATGTTCGCTCTAAAACGACGCAATAGAAAAAATGATAATAGATTACAAATCATACACATAGCCACTCCCAGAATATCAAATGCAGGGGGAGGGGCGGAGTAATAGTGTAATACCAAGCTGCTAAGTCCGATCCTGGTTATATTAGCTTAAAAGTTTGTGGAAAAATAGTTCTCTGTTGGTTCCTGAATGAATTTACACCTTTTACAAGATCTTGGCTTTGTTGCAACCTTCTGGCCAAAAAACATATCCATGCAATCAAAATTGTTTTGCAGTAAAATCATATGTACCTGGAACATGTCCCAATCTGGAACCATGATCTCTCCGAGAAGAAGGCTGTTGAACGCTACAGAAGCCACATGTACTGTTTGAAAAGTCGGTTCTCGGGGCATGAAATCTTCTGATGCTCTTGCCGTTGCGCTTCTCCATGAACTTAAAGTTCGCTATGAATAAAAAGACTAAGCTCCAAAAGTTATACAAATTGCCTACAAAATTATGGAAGAGAGGTAAAACCTGTAAATAGAGTCAGTGTTCAGACTCATGCAGCAAATTAAgttattttctttaaaatttcTAGCAACTGACTCCTCCAAGGCTTGTTGGTATTGTCTGGTGAGGGAGACTCGTCCACCGAATCCTGTGCCTAGTGTCTCAACGAGATTCTGCACATCTACTTTTACTCCATCGATGCCACAACTTGACAAGTAACAATGGAAATCATTAAAAAAGTCATAAATTTTGTAAGGATCTATGAGCCCAACACCATATTTTTCCAAACTGTCCATGGCAATATCTCGAAAGTTTCCAACATTTCCAGGAGATTGGATCGGATACATCAATTTGGGATTGTACTTCTTCATTTTTTCTGAAGAAGGAAGGACGCCTCCCCAGTAACCAACGAGAGCATGCCAAACGTATACAAATCTAGACCAGATATTGGCTTGTTATTAGCATTTGTGCCATAATTACTGATACTTCGAGCTCAAAATAAGAAATTTTAGCACAGCCGCTTACTTCAAACCATATTTTTCTTTGAAGCATTTGACCATGTCATACAGATTATTGCATGAAATATCCACCGCCATGCTCATAAACTTGGAGCTTTCCCTGAAATCAACTAGTCTGCTGGCAAATCTGCAAATCACCAAATTATATCACATAATCAGGGTTAATGGCATCCGATCACCTGTGAAAATCCTAATTGTCATAAAACccctataaaattttaataggctAATATGTCCTTgagcttttaaaaattttgctcaCAGCACCCCAGCGACCCATGTTGTAGATGCACGCCCTAAAGTGAAGATATTTATGGTATTTTGGTGTTTTTTGCACGTGATTTGACTCTATTGcctttttttttagaataaatcaaataaatgtaATGTATTTAGGGAAACAACTTACAAAATATGGACCAAATCCAATACAAAGTAaacaaaatcatttttaaaaaaataaattaattaattaaatgggGGAAGATTTATGTAGTACATGTGCATGAATATTTAATTCTTAAACAGAGTTTATGACAAATATTCCTGTTAATTATAGACCaaccaaaaaaatcaaatatgaggaataatttaaaatattttgagacacaaattttagatttttgaaaatttatatatataacattaaaatatttttttgcccttataatattttgtatgcattagtacTATTAATAATACTCCACTGtgcctaattaatttattatggaCAATATGTTCTTTATAATATCACttcttatataataaattttagctTACCTAAAAAACTCAAATACAAACTTTTATTTGTTAGCAActgaagtttaaaaaattataacaatctcttatattattatatataaataaataaaaaatattttattttgacatCAAAATTTAGTATTATTTATATTGTATCGTAAGTTTTAGTATAGGAATACAAAGTATTCGtcaattttttttcacaaaaatataaaaaaatattgggatgtaaaattttttgatttacCAATACGACTAAAGTTtggggaaaaaataaaatatttttaatattaaaagtaacattattatgttatttttttatattttttaaaaaagttagaATATATCCTCTAGCAATTAATg
Proteins encoded:
- the LOC140885502 gene encoding probable galactinol--sucrose galactosyltransferase 2 isoform X2, whose protein sequence is MVAWFICFPPQRVKGRRLTLDIDTPPMAHPAIHGGGTRSLCKRLLRSQTLSSPSVCFSILSSARHFKPTISRNPIYRLRFSAPKFSSCGANGNRDFKRDATSSETMSEPLKGEAPMKVKALPRIKEGSLIVNGKVLLKGVPSNVAVYPVTDELSSSTSSTSAVYLGASSSMPSSRHVFPIGILQEYKFLCLFRHKIWWMIPRFGSSGSDVPIETQMLLLEVTEEPAVSGGNSSRRLVRNSFYVLFLPVLEGQFRSTLQGTSANELQFCVESGDAWTETINVSEAVFINSGDNPFELIKDSIKILEGRKGTFTHIKHKKKPAHLDWFGWCTWDAFYKDVNPLGIKQGLESFSEGGCPPKFLIIDDGWQDTLNEFENDGEPLASGTQFASRLVDFRESSKFMSMAVDISCNNLYDMVKCFKEKYGLKFVYVWHALVGYWGGVLPSSEKMKKYNPKLMYPIQSPGNVGNFRDIAMDSLEKYGVGLIDPYKIYDFFNDFHCYLSSCGIDGVKVDVQNLVETLGTGFGGRVSLTRQYQQALEESVARNFKENNLICCMSLNTDSIYSSWRSATARASEDFMPREPTFQTVHVASVAFNSLLLGEIMVPDWDMFQSEHYAAEFHGAARALGGCPVYVSDKPGRHNFKILKKLVLPDGSILRARYTGRPTRDCLFVDTVMDGKSLMKIWNLNKLSGVVGVFNCQGAGNWSLKGGPEYNPITSAKSLNLSGHVSPLDIDYLYEDTDENCCGDCAVFDFRTGSLTRLPKEDRVEVSLGTLECEVFTISPIRVFSETLHFAPLGLIDMYNSGGANESMSFIPEPSKPIVSIEARGCGRFGVYSNEKPSQCTVDSKQEEFTYNLDNGLLVINLEGKCRLRDIKIMY
- the LOC140885502 gene encoding probable galactinol--sucrose galactosyltransferase 2 isoform X1; translation: MVAWFICFPPQRVKGRRLTLDIDTPPMAHPAIHGGGTRSLCKRLLRSQTLSSPSVCFSILSSARHFKPTISRNPIYRLRFSAPKFSSCGANGNRDFKRDATSSETMSEPLKGEAPMKVKALPRIKEGSLIVNGKVLLKGVPSNVAVYPVTDELSSSTSSTSAVYLGASSSMPSSRHVFPIGILQEYKFLCLFRHKIWWMIPRFGSSGSDVPIETQMLLLEVTEEPAVSGGNSSRRLVRNSFYVLFLPVLEGQFRSTLQGTSANELQFCVESVSCYSGDAWTETINVSEAVFINSGDNPFELIKDSIKILEGRKGTFTHIKHKKKPAHLDWFGWCTWDAFYKDVNPLGIKQGLESFSEGGCPPKFLIIDDGWQDTLNEFENDGEPLASGTQFASRLVDFRESSKFMSMAVDISCNNLYDMVKCFKEKYGLKFVYVWHALVGYWGGVLPSSEKMKKYNPKLMYPIQSPGNVGNFRDIAMDSLEKYGVGLIDPYKIYDFFNDFHCYLSSCGIDGVKVDVQNLVETLGTGFGGRVSLTRQYQQALEESVARNFKENNLICCMSLNTDSIYSSWRSATARASEDFMPREPTFQTVHVASVAFNSLLLGEIMVPDWDMFQSEHYAAEFHGAARALGGCPVYVSDKPGRHNFKILKKLVLPDGSILRARYTGRPTRDCLFVDTVMDGKSLMKIWNLNKLSGVVGVFNCQGAGNWSLKGGPEYNPITSAKSLNLSGHVSPLDIDYLYEDTDENCCGDCAVFDFRTGSLTRLPKEDRVEVSLGTLECEVFTISPIRVFSETLHFAPLGLIDMYNSGGANESMSFIPEPSKPIVSIEARGCGRFGVYSNEKPSQCTVDSKQEEFTYNLDNGLLVINLEGKCRLRDIKIMY